GGTCTCGCCGGCCCGCTCGACCAGCAGCGTCGACAGCTCCTCGACCGAGCCGTGGAAGCGGTCGACGTCGGCGTAGACCTCGAGCCGGTTGCAGGTCGAGATGACGGTGGCCTCGCTGACGTGGCTGGCCGCGGCCGCGTCGGTGACGAGCTTGTGCACACCGTCGTCGTCGGTGCTGGCCACCCGCTCGAGCAGGGACACGGGCGCTGAGTTGTGGGAGAGACCCACCACGAGGACGCTCATACGGGCCTTCCTTCCAGGGCGGGACCGCGCTCGACCGCGGCCGCGGCGCTGGCCGCGTGGCCCTTGCGCTGCTCGTGGTAGGCCAGGATCTGCAGCTCGATGGACAGGTCGACCTTGCGGACGTCGACCCCGGCGGGGACGGTGAGCACCGTCGGCGCGAAGTTGAGGATGCTGCGGATGCCGGCAGCGACCATGTGGTCGGCGACGTCCTGGGCGGCGGGGGCCGGGGTGGAGATCACTCCGATGGCCACGCCGTGCTCGTGGACGATCTCCTCCAGGTCCGAGAAGGGGCGCACGTCGACGCCGGCGACGACCTCCTCGTGCCGACGCGGGTCGGCGTCGAGCAGCGCGACCACCCGGAACCCGCGGCTGCGGAAGCCCGAGAAGTTGGCCAGCGCATGCCCCAGGTTGCCGATGCCGACGATGACCACGGGCCAGTCCTGGGTGACGCCGATCTCGCGCGCGATCTGGTAGCTGAGGTACTCGACGTCGTAGCCCACGCCGCGGGTGCCGTAGCTGCCGAGGTAGGAGAGGTCCTTGCGCAGCTTGGCGCTGTTGACGCCGGCCGCGGTCGCGAGGTCCTCGCTGGAGCAGGTGGCGGTCCCCGCGTCCGACAGCCCCGTGAGGGCTCGCAGGTAGACCGGCAGCCGCGCGACTGTCGCCTCGGGGATGTCCCGCGACGCCTCGGAGGAGGTCCGTTCGGTCACTTCAATGCTCTCCATGCCCAGCCGCGGGACGGGGGCCGAGGGGGCCCCTGATCGTCCGGACGACACCGTCACTGTAGGAGTTTGTGAACGCGAGAACAAACCGAGCAGGCGCCCGTCCCGAGGGCTGGCTACCACATGTGAGACCGGCCACGCCCACTGGGTTCGCTCGCTCCTCCAGCACCCGCGGACGCGCGGGTCAGCCGCCGGTCAGCGGGCCAGGGCCCGGCGCAGCCGGTCGGCGTCGACGCGCCAGTAGTCGTGCTGGCGTCCGTCGACGAAGGTCACCGGGATCTCCTCGCCGAAACGATGGGTCAGCTCGGGGTCACCGTCGATGTCGACCTCGTCGTAGCGTTCCCCCAGCTCCGCGCAGACCCCCTCCACGACCACGCGCGCCTCGTCGCAGAGGTGGCAGCCGGGTCGGGAGTAGAGCCGCACCCGCGCCTGCGCAGGCTCGTTCATGCGAGGAGCTCGAGCATGCGGCGGCGCTCCTGGGCCCGCAGCGATCCCTTGCGGACCTTGCCGGTCCCCGTGACGGGCAGGGAGTCGACGACCTCGATCCGGCTGGGCACCTTGAAGCGGGCCAGCCGCTCCTCGCACCAGGCACGGACCTCCGCCGCGACCTCGGTCGGGTCGGTCTCCGGCGCCACGACGTAGGCGACCACCGCCTCGCCGGTGTCCTGGTCGGCGACGCCGATGACGGCCGCCTCGCGCACGCCCGCCACCTCCCGGATGACGTCCTCCACCTCGGTGGGGTAGACGTTGAAGCCCGAGACGATGACGAGCTCCTTGACCCGGTCGACGAGGAACAGCTCGCCGCGAGGGTCGAGCAGCCCGACGTCCCCGGTCGACCACCAGCCCTCGGCGTCGGGACCGTCGGCACCGTCGGGCCAGTAGCCGCTGAAGAGGTTGGCGCCACGGATCCGGATCTCACCGGGGTCTCCGGGCTCCGGCACCTGCCCGGACTCCTCGACGAGACGGATCTCGATGCCGGGCAGCGCCCGACCCACCGATCCGGGTGTCGGGTCGTCGTCGCCGTCCAGGGTGCTCGTGACCACGGGGGCGGCCTCGGTCAGCCCGTACCCCTGGTGGACCGGCAGACCGGTCGAGGCGGTGAAGCGCGCCACGGCGTCCGGGTCGAGCGGAGCGGAGCCGGACAGGATCACCCGCACCGGCCCGAGCCGCTCGGCGAGGCTGTCGTCGTCGCGCCAGTGCCGGAAGACCGGCGGGGCCAGCGGCAGCACGCTGCACGCCTCGTCGTCGACGACGTCGAGGATCGTCTCGGGGTCGTGGTCACGCACCAGCACCAGCTTGGCCCGGTGGCGCAGGACGCTGCCGAGCACCGCGTTGAGCCCGTAGACGTGGAAGAGGGGGAGCACCCCGAGGACCACGTCGTCGCCGTGCATCATCGCCGGCCGGACGCTGCCGACCTGGTCGATGTTGGCCAGCAGCGCGCGGTGGCTGAGCATCGCGGCGCGGGGGTGGCCGGAGGTGCCGGAGGTGTAGAGCAGCACCGCGAGCCGCTCGGGGTCGCGGACCCGGGGCACCTCGACCGTGGTCTCGACCCCGCGCAGCGCGGCGTAGGACCACTCCCCCGGCGCGGCGTCGCCGCCGACCACCACGAGTCGCGGATGGGCCGCGCGGACCAGCAGGTCTTCCGGAAGGTGCTCAGCCACCTCCTCGGTCGCCCCGGTGCCGGCGTGCGCGGCCTCGAGGGCGGCGATCGCGGCCCGGACCGTGCCCAGGGCGCTGGCGTCGGCCACGACGAGGCGGGCCCCCGAGTCCGCCAGGATGCGGACCATCTCACCGACCGTGGACCGGGGGTTCACGGGGACCGCCACGCCGTGCACGCGCAGGACGGCGAGGTAGGTGGTGACGAACTCGATCGTGTTCTCCAGGACCATCACGACGCGGTAACCAGCCACGACACCGACCGAGGAGAGTCCGTGCGCCAGACGGGCCACCTCGGCCTCGAGCTCGACCCAGGTGACGCTGCGGCCATCGGCCTCGACGAGCGCCAGCTTGTCCGGCGTCTCGGAGGCGGCCACCACGACCAGGTCGCTCAGGTCACCGGGCCGCTCGTCGCCGCCGTCGGCATCCGCGCCGGGACGCTCCTGCGTGGTGCCCTCATCCATGTCGCGATGGTCCCACATCCCGGTGAGCGCGACAGGTGACCAGGGGAACCGGGCGGACCCGCAGCCGGATCCCTCGCCGCCCTGGGAGCCGTGCCGTCGATCTCCTAGGCTGGCCGGGTGACCCCGCCAGCCGAGCGTCGGACCCTGCCGAACCTCCAGCAACGCTCCACGCTGGCGGGCGAGGCCGCTGCGGCCGCGGCCGAGGTGGAGCACGCGCTGGCAACCCCCAGCGACCCCACCGCGGCGGCCTTCTTCGACGTCGACAACACGATCATGCAGGGCGCCAGCATCTTCCACCTCGCGCGCGGCCTGCACCGCCGGAAGTTCTTCTCCACCCGCGAGATCGCCGGGGCGGCCTGGAAGCAGGCCTACTTCCGCTTCGTCGGCGTCGAGGACCCCGAGCACGTCGCCGACGCCCGCAACTCGGCCCTGGGCTTCATCGCCGGCCACACCGTCGCCGAGCTGGAGGAGCTGACCGAGGAGATCTTCGAGGAGGCCATGGCGCACCGGATCTGGCCGGGCACCCGCGCCCAGGCCCAGCTGCACCTCGACCAGGGTCAGCGGGTCTGGCTGGTCACCGCCGCCCCGATCGAGATCGCCCAGGTCATCGCCCGCCGCCTCGGGCTCACCGGCGCGATGGGCACGGTCGCCGAGCACGAGGACGGCGTCTACACCGGCCGCCTGGTCGGGGACATGCTCCACGGGCCGGCCAAGGCCGAGGCCGTGCAGGCACTGGCCACCCGTGAGGGACTCGACCTTCAGGCCTGCTCGGCGTACTCCGACTCCTTCAACGACCTTCCGATGCTCACCCTCGTCGGCGACCCGTGCGCCATCAACCCCGACGGCAAGCTGCGCGCCCACGCCCGGCAGCAGGGCTGGCGGGTCCGCGACTACCGCACCGGACGGAAGGCCGCCCGGGCCGGACTGGTGCTGGGCGCGGCCGCTGGTGCGGTCAGCGGCACCGTCGCCGCGGGCGTGGCCCTGCGCTCGCGACACCGCTGAGCACTGGTCTGGACCGGTGCGCTGCGACAGGACGGCGCGCCTGCCCCGATCCGTCCACCCGGCGG
This Nocardioides dokdonensis FR1436 DNA region includes the following protein-coding sequences:
- a CDS encoding class I adenylate-forming enzyme family protein, with amino-acid sequence MDEGTTQERPGADADGGDERPGDLSDLVVVAASETPDKLALVEADGRSVTWVELEAEVARLAHGLSSVGVVAGYRVVMVLENTIEFVTTYLAVLRVHGVAVPVNPRSTVGEMVRILADSGARLVVADASALGTVRAAIAALEAAHAGTGATEEVAEHLPEDLLVRAAHPRLVVVGGDAAPGEWSYAALRGVETTVEVPRVRDPERLAVLLYTSGTSGHPRAAMLSHRALLANIDQVGSVRPAMMHGDDVVLGVLPLFHVYGLNAVLGSVLRHRAKLVLVRDHDPETILDVVDDEACSVLPLAPPVFRHWRDDDSLAERLGPVRVILSGSAPLDPDAVARFTASTGLPVHQGYGLTEAAPVVTSTLDGDDDPTPGSVGRALPGIEIRLVEESGQVPEPGDPGEIRIRGANLFSGYWPDGADGPDAEGWWSTGDVGLLDPRGELFLVDRVKELVIVSGFNVYPTEVEDVIREVAGVREAAVIGVADQDTGEAVVAYVVAPETDPTEVAAEVRAWCEERLARFKVPSRIEVVDSLPVTGTGKVRKGSLRAQERRRMLELLA
- a CDS encoding glutaredoxin family protein, whose product is MNEPAQARVRLYSRPGCHLCDEARVVVEGVCAELGERYDEVDIDGDPELTHRFGEEIPVTFVDGRQHDYWRVDADRLRRALAR
- a CDS encoding redox-sensing transcriptional repressor Rex, giving the protein MTERTSSEASRDIPEATVARLPVYLRALTGLSDAGTATCSSEDLATAAGVNSAKLRKDLSYLGSYGTRGVGYDVEYLSYQIAREIGVTQDWPVVIVGIGNLGHALANFSGFRSRGFRVVALLDADPRRHEEVVAGVDVRPFSDLEEIVHEHGVAIGVISTPAPAAQDVADHMVAAGIRSILNFAPTVLTVPAGVDVRKVDLSIELQILAYHEQRKGHAASAAAAVERGPALEGRPV
- a CDS encoding HAD family hydrolase translates to MTPPAERRTLPNLQQRSTLAGEAAAAAAEVEHALATPSDPTAAAFFDVDNTIMQGASIFHLARGLHRRKFFSTREIAGAAWKQAYFRFVGVEDPEHVADARNSALGFIAGHTVAELEELTEEIFEEAMAHRIWPGTRAQAQLHLDQGQRVWLVTAAPIEIAQVIARRLGLTGAMGTVAEHEDGVYTGRLVGDMLHGPAKAEAVQALATREGLDLQACSAYSDSFNDLPMLTLVGDPCAINPDGKLRAHARQQGWRVRDYRTGRKAARAGLVLGAAAGAVSGTVAAGVALRSRHR